A stretch of Aristophania vespae DNA encodes these proteins:
- a CDS encoding cupin domain-containing protein yields the protein MSVKRFSLLCVMASGILLSGTISAKAEGDIIKPGFDHKLPNVPGKSLRVVEVTYPLGTSSLPHTHAPSAFIYAYVVQGKIVSQIAGQAEHVYNAGESWYEDPGAHHIVSRNASKTEPAKLLAVFIVDNDDNELTKLDRPK from the coding sequence ATGTCAGTAAAACGCTTTTCTTTATTATGTGTGATGGCGAGTGGAATATTACTTTCTGGCACGATAAGTGCAAAGGCAGAAGGTGATATTATAAAGCCAGGATTTGATCACAAATTACCCAATGTCCCGGGCAAATCACTAAGGGTTGTAGAGGTTACTTACCCGCTTGGGACATCATCTTTGCCCCATACTCATGCACCCTCAGCCTTTATTTATGCCTATGTTGTACAAGGTAAAATCGTTAGCCAAATCGCCGGTCAGGCAGAGCATGTTTATAATGCTGGAGAAAGTTGGTACGAAGATCCGGGCGCGCATCATATTGTAAGTCGTAATGCCAGCAAGACAGAACCGGCTAAATTACTTGCTGTCTTCATTGTCGATAATGATGATAATGAGCTTACTAAGTTAGATCGGCCAAAATAA
- a CDS encoding carboxymuconolactone decarboxylase family protein yields the protein MSQRINYEKISPEGVKSLGSIYAYIEQCGLDKTLMELVYLRVSQINGCAYCLDLHMRALLRKNLSPVKLSLVGLWGEAGPVFSEREKAAFAWAETVTRISETHVPDKAFQAASAVFTEKELVDMTLAIGLMNAYNRLAISFRRVPQEAVLTESCGTTL from the coding sequence ATGTCTCAGCGGATTAATTACGAAAAGATCTCACCCGAGGGTGTAAAATCATTAGGGAGCATTTATGCCTATATTGAGCAATGTGGGCTCGATAAAACATTAATGGAGCTTGTTTATTTACGTGTAAGTCAGATTAATGGATGTGCTTATTGCCTTGATCTGCACATGCGTGCGCTTTTAAGAAAAAATTTAAGTCCTGTTAAGCTTTCTCTCGTGGGGCTTTGGGGTGAGGCAGGACCGGTTTTTAGTGAGCGTGAAAAAGCAGCATTTGCATGGGCAGAAACTGTGACACGAATTTCAGAAACTCATGTGCCTGACAAAGCTTTTCAGGCAGCCTCTGCGGTTTTTACTGAAAAAGAACTTGTAGATATGACGCTCGCTATTGGTCTTATGAATGCCTATAACCGCCTGGCGATCAGCTTTAGGAGAGTGCCACAAGAAGCAGTACTCACTGAAAGCTGTGGTACAACATTATAA
- the pdxR gene encoding MocR-like pyridoxine biosynthesis transcription factor PdxR: protein MKRTPKLPVNIDRNEQISLSEQIRKGVTDAISKGLLAPGARLPSWLDLAAQLGVSRGTVKSAYDRLKDDQLVASSPSQGTRVAPFLPEKNNIPTISEPVPNSALYRDFLLARGFFQMGIPAKDNFPATTLARLFSAAMRARMSSQQLYPDPRGEIEFRTEIAAQLALSRGLKCHPSQIFITSGFTGALSVILQALKLHGEKAWVENPGFPPARKALELAGLSLVAVPVDHEGMNIEFGLSHAKDAALALVTAGQQAPLGVTLSLKRRAQLLNRADQNHSWIIEDDYLGELQLNHRAAPALASLDSKGRVIYTGTFSKTISPNLRLGFLVAPPSLIDIIGDIVATLSPAPEPALQMAIRNFMHEGHFLRHLRKMKRLYHARSQALCAEFNQMGHKAEIKGLSILLQLPETVQDETIISQASHYGLAPSALSRWYMPNTPSHSGLLLGLADPEGKDLLQACKKLDHVIRNQS from the coding sequence GTGAAACGCACTCCTAAATTACCAGTTAATATTGACCGAAACGAGCAAATCTCACTTTCAGAACAAATTAGAAAGGGAGTAACGGACGCTATTTCAAAAGGTCTTTTGGCACCAGGTGCTCGCCTGCCTTCCTGGCTGGATCTGGCAGCTCAGCTTGGTGTTTCACGTGGAACAGTGAAATCTGCTTATGACCGCCTAAAAGACGATCAGCTAGTTGCATCATCACCCTCTCAGGGGACAAGAGTTGCTCCGTTTTTACCAGAAAAAAATAACATTCCGACAATTTCTGAGCCAGTCCCCAACTCTGCTTTATATCGGGACTTTTTGCTAGCTCGCGGCTTTTTCCAAATGGGTATTCCGGCAAAAGATAATTTTCCAGCAACAACACTGGCCCGTTTATTTTCCGCCGCTATGCGAGCCCGCATGTCATCTCAACAGCTTTACCCTGATCCGCGTGGCGAAATAGAATTTCGGACAGAAATAGCTGCCCAACTTGCCTTATCGCGCGGCCTAAAATGCCATCCCTCCCAAATATTCATTACCTCCGGCTTTACAGGCGCTTTAAGCGTAATTTTACAGGCCCTTAAATTACACGGCGAAAAAGCCTGGGTAGAAAATCCTGGCTTTCCTCCAGCACGTAAAGCATTGGAACTGGCAGGGTTGTCGCTTGTAGCTGTGCCTGTTGATCATGAAGGAATGAACATAGAATTTGGTTTATCACACGCCAAAGACGCCGCTTTGGCTTTGGTAACAGCAGGGCAGCAAGCCCCTTTGGGAGTAACATTATCTCTCAAAAGACGTGCCCAGCTTCTCAATCGGGCAGACCAAAATCATAGCTGGATTATCGAAGATGATTATCTTGGAGAGTTACAGTTAAACCATCGTGCAGCCCCGGCCCTTGCTTCCTTGGATTCAAAAGGACGCGTTATTTATACTGGCACTTTCAGCAAAACAATTAGCCCTAACTTAAGGCTGGGCTTTCTGGTGGCCCCTCCTTCTCTCATAGACATAATAGGCGATATTGTCGCCACACTCTCTCCTGCTCCTGAGCCTGCCCTACAAATGGCTATCAGAAATTTTATGCATGAGGGCCATTTTTTGCGACATCTCCGAAAAATGAAACGGCTTTATCATGCGAGAAGTCAGGCTTTATGTGCTGAGTTTAATCAGATGGGTCATAAAGCTGAAATCAAAGGACTATCTATCCTTTTACAATTGCCAGAAACCGTACAGGATGAAACCATTATTAGCCAGGCCAGTCATTATGGATTAGCCCCTTCGGCTCTCTCTCGCTGGTATATGCCAAATACACCATCACATTCTGGCCTTCTCCTTGGCCTCGCCGATCCAGAAGGAAAAGACTTACTACAGGCCTGTAAAAAACTTGACCACGTCATTCGCAATCAGTCCTGA
- a CDS encoding NAD-dependent epimerase/dehydratase family protein: protein MKILVAGATGTIGLPLIRALCALGYDVSAITRPKTEKACLKEIGVKTYAVNIFDRTEVQTAISAIRPNVIIDQMTHLPSDPADILSSIPLDTHLHKLGGQNLLEAAKLLNVRRYIMQSKGFYLDAPEDCLADEKASLSIQAPDIIGESCQVLADYENDVTQAPNLDGVILRYGFFYGPGTWYRPHSILAKQSCNEGSVIIGSGKAIWSFVHIDDAIAATIAALHAKPGTYNIVDDHPLPVRQWLPTFMQWINAPEPKKIDIQEARKTVSEAGIYFHLGLRGASNHLAKKHLGFKPRPLLWAGSN, encoded by the coding sequence ATGAAAATTCTTGTTGCCGGGGCGACAGGCACAATCGGACTTCCCCTTATTAGAGCACTTTGCGCCCTGGGCTATGATGTTTCGGCCATAACGCGCCCCAAAACAGAAAAAGCTTGCCTTAAAGAGATCGGTGTCAAAACTTATGCCGTCAATATTTTTGACCGCACTGAAGTACAAACGGCAATTTCTGCCATAAGACCCAACGTTATTATTGATCAGATGACTCATTTACCTTCTGATCCAGCGGATATTCTTAGCTCAATACCGCTTGATACCCACCTCCATAAATTAGGAGGTCAAAACCTTTTAGAGGCCGCAAAATTACTTAATGTACGACGGTACATCATGCAATCTAAAGGGTTTTATCTTGATGCTCCCGAAGATTGTCTTGCTGATGAAAAAGCATCTTTAAGCATACAAGCCCCCGATATTATCGGCGAAAGCTGTCAGGTTCTGGCAGATTACGAAAATGATGTTACCCAGGCCCCAAATTTAGATGGTGTTATATTACGTTATGGCTTCTTTTACGGCCCTGGCACATGGTATCGACCGCATAGTATTCTAGCCAAACAATCATGCAATGAAGGGTCTGTCATAATTGGTTCTGGCAAGGCTATATGGTCTTTTGTTCATATTGACGATGCCATCGCAGCTACAATTGCTGCACTCCACGCCAAGCCAGGAACATATAATATAGTCGATGACCACCCACTGCCTGTTCGTCAGTGGCTTCCCACTTTTATGCAGTGGATCAATGCTCCTGAACCTAAAAAAATAGACATTCAAGAAGCTCGTAAAACTGTCAGTGAGGCCGGAATATATTTTCACTTGGGATTAAGGGGAGCCTCTAACCATTTGGCCAAAAAACATCTTGGCTTTAAACCTCGCCCTTTGCTGTGGGCAGGGTCAAACTGA
- a CDS encoding SDR family NAD(P)-dependent oxidoreductase, whose product MAAIKTALITGGTSGIGLAIARKLASQNCNIILVGSRPSKDYSEAVQIVSKVAQTQAGSPWVKSYGVDVTKEADVTALMKVLQADNITLDIVVHSAGVFFDTPITDESSEAFDRMIAINVNGMWNIIRSALPLVKKGSENQPGGKIVALSSICSFFSFATYSGYCASKAAVTALTKSLALELGPMGININAVEPGRVETPMHDQLINDPAQAEILKSIASSNPSRRAFSSPDDIANVVAFLTSDAAQAMHGAAIVIDEGMSLGLGA is encoded by the coding sequence ATGGCTGCTATAAAAACAGCACTTATAACAGGTGGAACATCAGGAATTGGGTTAGCAATTGCCCGTAAGCTTGCTTCGCAGAACTGTAATATAATCTTGGTAGGAAGTCGTCCTTCAAAAGACTATTCAGAGGCTGTACAAATTGTTTCCAAAGTTGCTCAAACACAAGCTGGCTCTCCATGGGTGAAAAGCTATGGTGTGGATGTAACAAAAGAAGCTGATGTTACGGCTTTAATGAAAGTACTTCAGGCTGATAATATTACGCTTGATATCGTTGTTCATAGTGCAGGGGTATTTTTTGATACGCCTATTACTGATGAGTCGTCAGAAGCCTTTGATCGTATGATTGCCATTAATGTGAATGGTATGTGGAATATTATTCGCTCTGCCCTTCCATTGGTTAAAAAAGGGTCCGAAAATCAGCCAGGAGGTAAAATTGTTGCCCTCTCCTCCATTTGCTCCTTTTTTAGCTTTGCAACATATTCAGGTTATTGTGCGAGCAAAGCTGCCGTAACGGCTTTAACCAAATCCTTGGCTTTAGAGCTCGGCCCTATGGGCATTAATATTAATGCTGTAGAGCCTGGCCGTGTTGAGACGCCTATGCATGATCAGTTAATTAACGATCCTGCACAGGCTGAGATTTTAAAATCCATTGCTTCGTCCAACCCTAGCAGGCGTGCATTTTCAAGCCCTGATGATATTGCGAATGTTGTCGCGTTTCTTACAAGTGATGCTGCTCAGGCCATGCATGGCGCAGCTATCGTCATTGATGAAGGTATGTCTTTAGGGCTGGGTGCTTAA
- a CDS encoding MATE family efflux transporter gives MDNHPSSDPDDKKKLSHSPQPLIKDRPLNRARFVHGSIMRHVLTMAITGAVGLMAVFAVDLLNFFYISHLHDPTLTAAIAFASSLSFVQTAVGLGMAIGLGACIGRLIGARQHDRARELASSFLVVMIIVTLALGLFTAIFAHYFLTLLGAKGEALIHATRFLHIISPALPLICLGMTLSALLRAVGDAKRSMRVTLIGAVFTAILDPILIFGFNLGLEGAAISTVLSRCAISVSGFLNLRGHAMIERPKLNLIMPATREIGNIALPAIGTNLATPVGALFATHAMSRFGLEAVSGQAVVDRLVPVSFAFVFALTGSVGPIMAQNLGAGQFHRVREAFICSLKLTALCVAIAWAVFASCHTVILKLFHVQGAGIELVNLFCFGVVASYMFVGLLFVSNTAFNNLGHPLYSTAFNWGRATLGTIPFVTIGAYYGPKGVMIGQALGVVIFGSLAMMAALSVIHNLEKTASHKIPTPSAKNQL, from the coding sequence ATGGATAATCATCCTTCTTCTGATCCTGACGATAAAAAGAAACTTTCTCATTCTCCTCAGCCTCTTATTAAAGATCGTCCCCTAAATCGCGCGCGTTTTGTTCATGGCAGTATTATGCGCCATGTACTAACAATGGCGATTACTGGGGCCGTCGGGCTTATGGCAGTTTTTGCTGTTGATTTACTGAATTTTTTCTACATCTCGCACTTACATGACCCGACATTAACCGCCGCTATTGCCTTTGCAAGCTCCCTTAGTTTTGTGCAGACAGCCGTAGGGCTGGGCATGGCCATAGGATTAGGAGCCTGTATTGGCCGCCTCATTGGCGCCAGACAGCATGACCGCGCACGAGAATTAGCCTCGTCTTTTTTAGTTGTCATGATAATTGTCACACTCGCTTTGGGACTATTTACGGCAATTTTTGCTCATTATTTTCTGACTCTTTTAGGCGCTAAAGGAGAAGCTCTTATACATGCTACGCGCTTTCTCCATATTATCTCACCAGCCTTGCCCCTTATTTGCCTGGGCATGACTCTTTCAGCCCTATTACGCGCAGTAGGTGATGCAAAACGCTCTATGCGCGTTACATTAATAGGGGCAGTTTTTACCGCTATTTTAGATCCAATTCTGATTTTCGGTTTTAATCTCGGATTAGAGGGAGCAGCCATCAGCACAGTTCTTTCACGCTGTGCAATTTCAGTCAGTGGCTTTCTCAATCTTCGTGGTCACGCCATGATTGAACGCCCTAAATTGAACCTTATTATGCCTGCAACACGCGAAATTGGTAATATTGCCCTACCGGCCATCGGCACTAACCTAGCAACACCTGTTGGTGCTTTATTTGCTACTCATGCCATGTCACGCTTTGGCCTTGAAGCTGTATCAGGGCAAGCAGTTGTTGATCGTTTAGTACCCGTTTCATTTGCGTTTGTTTTTGCCCTGACCGGGTCAGTAGGCCCTATTATGGCGCAAAATCTCGGAGCAGGACAATTCCACCGGGTCAGAGAGGCTTTTATATGCTCTTTGAAACTCACAGCCCTTTGTGTAGCCATTGCCTGGGCTGTTTTTGCAAGCTGTCACACAGTTATTTTGAAATTATTCCATGTTCAAGGAGCAGGCATTGAGCTTGTTAATCTCTTTTGCTTCGGGGTTGTTGCAAGCTATATGTTTGTCGGGCTGCTTTTCGTCTCCAACACTGCTTTTAACAATCTTGGCCATCCTCTTTATTCGACCGCCTTTAATTGGGGACGTGCCACTCTAGGCACGATCCCTTTCGTCACTATTGGCGCTTATTATGGCCCTAAGGGCGTTATGATCGGTCAAGCACTTGGCGTTGTTATATTTGGCTCACTCGCTATGATGGCAGCCCTCTCAGTTATTCACAATCTAGAGAAAACAGCCTCTCATAAAATTCCAACTCCCTCTGCAAAGAATCAGCTATAA
- a CDS encoding alpha/beta hydrolase family protein, whose translation MLSQTSLCQKQSWVDTSLIVRKTRQFSDVKIIGDYSLWLERRPDEGGRAVVVARDTQGLIRDLTPLGYDIGTKVHEYGGGAWEARLTPKGIEIIFSDRKKGGIWLSINGQEAQQWISQTVSEQGEELIYHYADFSFHPDRDEVFCVRECQSSGYESSDIASVNPNGLCNIWARDSDFYAAPRPSPNGQFLAWYQWQNPFMPWDETQLCVIDLTTKRKWVLAGQEGGISLIEPRWAGQDLYALSDQKRGEKEQDRYWSPIRFEWNNGEWHTHILPSAGVEIGFPAWVFGQNSYSVFEDGRILARGIKDALPCFLMYDPKQGWEKLSVKASPEMVPCSVNKEKTVFAWIDVPQDAPPALAIGSLDGAYDRFRLAWELPPHVTKNDISRAISVHFEVEEGPSPLQAFYYPPAQGDHCWHQEGGLPPLVVLVHGGPTGQASSALSFKVQWWTSRGFAVLDVNYRGSTGFGRTYRDALKGLWGVLDVQDCCTAVKALIEQKKIDPRRCVIRGSSAGGLTVLSALASSKLFRGGTVFYGVTDLTGLVQETHRFEARYFDGLIGPWPQAEALYKERSPLSWPEKLTNPVLFLHGAEDRVVPLSQAKALADQMKEAIFHIYPHEGHGFRAPDVIADSLQRELEFYERLFSLDCE comes from the coding sequence ATGCTGTCACAAACATCTTTATGCCAGAAACAATCTTGGGTTGATACATCTTTAATTGTTCGCAAAACACGGCAATTTAGTGATGTTAAAATAATAGGGGATTATAGTCTTTGGCTAGAGCGCCGCCCGGATGAGGGGGGACGTGCCGTTGTGGTAGCGCGAGACACGCAGGGTTTAATCAGGGATTTAACACCCTTAGGCTATGATATAGGTACTAAAGTTCACGAATATGGTGGCGGTGCCTGGGAAGCGCGTTTGACGCCTAAAGGTATAGAAATCATATTTAGTGACCGGAAAAAGGGCGGTATCTGGTTAAGTATAAATGGGCAAGAGGCTCAACAATGGATAAGCCAGACTGTTAGTGAGCAAGGCGAGGAGCTTATTTATCACTATGCTGACTTTTCTTTTCATCCTGATAGGGATGAAGTTTTTTGTGTTCGTGAATGTCAGAGTAGTGGTTATGAATCCTCTGATATTGCTTCTGTTAACCCTAATGGATTATGCAATATCTGGGCACGGGATTCCGACTTTTACGCAGCACCACGCCCCTCTCCCAATGGGCAGTTTCTGGCCTGGTATCAATGGCAAAATCCTTTCATGCCGTGGGATGAGACACAATTATGTGTGATAGATCTGACGACTAAAAGAAAATGGGTATTAGCCGGACAGGAAGGCGGGATTAGCCTCATAGAGCCTCGATGGGCTGGTCAGGATCTCTATGCTCTTTCAGATCAAAAACGTGGCGAGAAAGAGCAGGATCGTTATTGGTCGCCCATAAGATTTGAGTGGAATAATGGGGAGTGGCATACTCATATTTTACCCTCTGCTGGCGTCGAAATTGGTTTTCCTGCCTGGGTGTTTGGGCAAAATTCATATAGTGTTTTTGAAGATGGCCGTATTTTGGCGCGTGGTATCAAGGATGCTCTTCCCTGCTTTTTAATGTATGACCCAAAGCAGGGCTGGGAAAAACTTTCTGTTAAAGCTAGTCCCGAAATGGTTCCTTGTTCTGTCAATAAGGAAAAGACAGTTTTTGCCTGGATAGATGTTCCACAAGATGCGCCTCCAGCCTTGGCAATAGGGTCTTTAGATGGAGCATATGATCGTTTTCGTCTTGCCTGGGAGCTTCCGCCCCATGTGACTAAAAATGACATTTCCAGGGCAATTTCAGTGCATTTTGAGGTGGAAGAGGGGCCTTCGCCTTTGCAGGCGTTTTATTATCCTCCTGCGCAGGGCGATCATTGTTGGCATCAGGAAGGGGGACTGCCTCCTTTAGTGGTTTTGGTCCATGGAGGGCCTACAGGGCAGGCAAGTTCAGCTTTGTCTTTTAAAGTACAATGGTGGACGTCGCGTGGCTTTGCTGTCTTAGATGTTAATTATCGTGGGTCAACAGGCTTTGGTCGTACATATAGAGATGCTCTCAAAGGACTATGGGGGGTGCTTGATGTACAGGATTGTTGCACAGCTGTTAAAGCTCTTATTGAGCAGAAAAAAATAGACCCCCGTCGCTGTGTTATTCGGGGTAGTAGTGCAGGGGGGCTTACGGTTCTTTCAGCGCTGGCATCTTCAAAGCTCTTTCGTGGAGGAACGGTTTTTTATGGGGTTACGGATCTAACGGGGTTAGTGCAAGAAACACACCGTTTTGAAGCGCGTTATTTTGATGGCTTAATTGGTCCATGGCCCCAGGCAGAAGCTCTTTATAAAGAGCGCTCTCCCTTATCATGGCCGGAAAAACTGACCAATCCCGTTTTATTTCTTCATGGCGCAGAGGATCGGGTTGTGCCTCTTTCACAGGCCAAAGCTCTTGCTGATCAGATGAAAGAAGCTATTTTCCATATATACCCTCATGAAGGGCATGGTTTTAGAGCCCCTGACGTTATAGCTGATTCTTTGCAGAGGGAGTTGGAATTTTATGAGAGGCTGTTTTCTCTAGATTGTGAATAA
- a CDS encoding DedA family protein, producing the protein MLECTGIPLPAESLLVLASLYASQTHHFSPEGLIIAAATGAIIGDNIGYLIGYKFGFSLLEKHGPKIGLNEDRLLLGRYLFRHFGGLGVLFGRFMMILRIFIALLAGASHMPWRSFLFYNASGGILWGCGYVLITYEIGRQIEKFSGPFSLILGSIAAILIIIAFLFLRRHERRLIVKAREEEKHLSEHHKKTQFFRKRSEKNSGSYDDHNDDNHH; encoded by the coding sequence ATGCTTGAATGCACGGGTATCCCTCTCCCTGCAGAGAGCCTCTTGGTGCTTGCCTCACTTTACGCCTCTCAAACTCATCATTTTAGCCCCGAAGGCCTTATAATAGCAGCAGCAACAGGGGCTATCATTGGCGATAATATAGGCTATTTGATAGGCTATAAATTTGGCTTTTCTTTACTGGAAAAACACGGTCCCAAAATAGGGCTCAATGAAGACCGGTTATTATTGGGGCGCTATCTATTTCGTCACTTTGGCGGGTTAGGTGTTCTTTTTGGCCGCTTCATGATGATTTTGCGTATTTTCATAGCGCTTCTAGCAGGAGCATCTCATATGCCCTGGAGAAGCTTTTTATTTTACAACGCGTCAGGTGGCATTTTATGGGGATGTGGTTACGTTCTCATAACCTATGAAATTGGTAGGCAGATTGAAAAATTCTCAGGGCCCTTTAGCCTTATTCTGGGTTCCATAGCGGCTATTTTAATTATCATAGCTTTTCTGTTTTTACGCCGCCATGAACGACGATTAATTGTCAAAGCAAGAGAAGAAGAAAAACATCTATCCGAACATCATAAAAAAACTCAGTTTTTCCGCAAACGATCTGAAAAAAATTCAGGGTCTTACGACGATCATAATGACGATAATCATCATTAA
- the hemJ gene encoding protoporphyrinogen oxidase HemJ produces the protein MMVFLQDHFTWILALHIMAFISWMAGLFYLPRLFVYHTQLEHGSREDKRFALMERRLYKQIMTPAMIVTFVTGITMASLPHIVDWHSFWWWSKVISVLALGAFQGACGMWRRLFEQGKNSHNERFYRIINEVPTILMMIIVIMIVVRP, from the coding sequence ATGATGGTTTTTCTTCAGGACCATTTTACGTGGATTTTAGCGCTCCATATTATGGCGTTCATATCCTGGATGGCAGGTTTATTTTACCTGCCTAGATTATTTGTTTATCACACGCAGCTTGAGCATGGTTCTCGTGAAGATAAGCGTTTTGCTCTTATGGAGAGGCGTCTTTATAAACAGATAATGACCCCGGCTATGATTGTTACATTCGTAACAGGAATTACAATGGCCTCTTTGCCCCATATTGTAGACTGGCATAGTTTTTGGTGGTGGAGCAAAGTTATTTCGGTTTTGGCATTAGGTGCTTTTCAGGGGGCCTGCGGTATGTGGCGCCGTCTCTTTGAGCAGGGAAAAAACAGTCATAATGAGCGATTTTATCGCATTATCAACGAGGTCCCCACCATATTAATGATGATTATCGTCATTATGATCGTCGTAAGACCCTGA